From a region of the Campylobacter showae genome:
- a CDS encoding DUF6882 domain-containing protein, with protein MRNLRYVGDFSDFHQVFSATLGKMAAVQGRFADIVGNLGWNVDFDRCEIAFGDQIYKIQFIGSESNVSDTWLWGHANVNNFGEEATRFSAEVLRAGAEWDLQAFSEPSFELDETFNGHTLCIAACGAVGENLCYYGCRHDKGCAFVAITDAPASLFEPLGAHEFVKIASGCIQNHDVDHKIFIKSFLEFNGVKFDENVEKGGFFKKGKDEIVAKFEKELFIKFDDKGRISEFKYEF; from the coding sequence ATGCGAAATTTACGCTACGTAGGCGACTTTTCGGACTTTCATCAGGTGTTTTCGGCGACGCTGGGCAAGATGGCTGCGGTGCAAGGTAGATTTGCGGATATCGTCGGCAACCTCGGCTGGAACGTGGATTTTGATCGCTGCGAGATAGCTTTCGGCGATCAAATTTACAAGATACAGTTTATCGGCAGCGAGTCAAACGTGAGCGACACGTGGCTGTGGGGGCACGCGAACGTAAATAACTTTGGCGAGGAGGCGACGCGATTTTCGGCGGAGGTGTTGCGCGCTGGGGCGGAGTGGGACTTGCAGGCTTTTAGCGAGCCTAGCTTTGAGCTTGATGAAACCTTTAACGGCCATACGCTTTGCATCGCCGCATGCGGAGCTGTGGGCGAAAATTTATGCTACTACGGCTGCAGGCACGATAAGGGCTGCGCGTTTGTAGCGATCACCGATGCGCCGGCCTCTCTTTTTGAGCCTCTTGGCGCGCACGAGTTTGTTAAAATCGCAAGCGGCTGCATACAAAATCACGACGTCGATCACAAAATTTTTATCAAAAGCTTTTTGGAATTTAACGGAGTCAAATTTGATGAAAACGTCGAAAAGGGCGGATTTTTTAAAAAAGGCAAAGACGAAATCGTAGCTAAATTCGAAAAAGAGCTTTTTATTAAATTTGACGATAAGGGCAGGATTTCGGAGTTTAAATACGAATTTTAA
- a CDS encoding YebC/PmpR family DNA-binding transcriptional regulator, whose translation MGRAFEYRRAAKEARWDKMSKVFPKLAKAITVAAKEGGTEPDMNPKLRAAIAAAKAQNMPKDNIDAAIKRASGKDSADIKTIFYDGKGAHGVQIIVECATDNPTRTVANVKAIFSKNGGEILPSGSLNFMFTRKSVFELDMPAKELDEIELELIDFGLTEIEEEDGVLYIYGDYASFGTISEGIEKLGLEAKKASLQYIANSPVSLDEEQMNELEKLLDKLEDDDDVQAVYTNIE comes from the coding sequence ATGGGACGAGCGTTTGAATATAGGCGCGCCGCGAAGGAAGCGCGCTGGGACAAGATGAGCAAGGTTTTTCCAAAACTCGCAAAAGCCATAACCGTGGCAGCTAAAGAGGGCGGCACCGAGCCTGATATGAACCCGAAACTTCGCGCCGCGATAGCTGCAGCCAAGGCGCAAAATATGCCAAAAGACAACATCGATGCGGCGATAAAACGCGCCAGCGGCAAGGATAGCGCGGATATCAAGACTATCTTTTACGACGGCAAGGGTGCGCACGGCGTGCAGATCATCGTCGAGTGTGCTACTGATAACCCGACTCGCACGGTCGCTAACGTCAAGGCGATATTTAGTAAAAACGGCGGCGAAATCCTGCCTAGCGGAAGCTTAAATTTCATGTTTACGAGAAAGAGCGTTTTCGAGCTTGATATGCCAGCAAAAGAGCTTGACGAGATCGAGCTAGAGCTCATCGACTTTGGTCTAACCGAGATCGAGGAAGAAGACGGCGTGCTCTATATCTACGGCGATTACGCAAGCTTTGGCACGATAAGCGAAGGCATCGAAAAGCTAGGACTAGAGGCTAAAAAAGCAAGCCTGCAGTACATCGCAAACTCGCCGGTAAGCCTAGACGAAGAGCAAATGAACGAACTAGAAAAGCTACTCGATAAGCTCGAGGACGACGACGACGTACAAGCGGTTTATACAAATATCGAATAA
- a CDS encoding heavy-metal-associated domain-containing protein, whose translation MTKFKVANIHCENCANTIKNALGDEYGEIKVDLSVEPRVVSVNLDGKDEAKFKEELDDLGFSVIGKI comes from the coding sequence ATGACTAAATTTAAGGTTGCTAACATCCACTGCGAAAACTGCGCAAACACCATAAAAAACGCTCTTGGTGATGAATACGGCGAGATAAAGGTCGATCTAAGCGTAGAACCAAGGGTCGTGAGCGTAAATTTAGACGGCAAGGACGAGGCGAAATTTAAAGAGGAGCTGGATGATTTGGGATTTAGCGTCATAGGGAAAATTTGA
- a CDS encoding fumarate reductase cytochrome b subunit — protein sequence MSGLIEGFLGRQADTKKSRTPAVWDRWQSITGLILACFILCHMVFTSTILFGKGAFNAVVGFAEAKFLFGEATWWITNVIAAVIFVVFIAHAFLAMRKFPANYRQYIMFRGHKDRMKHLDTTLWWFQFLTGFALFFAASAHLVDIIFGGHITADKSAAAFHQLEIFYFALLVFMVVHASVGMYRLYVKWISIDGVNKQEMFAKRNKAKTAIFAVFGVLAVIALIADFVWISL from the coding sequence ATGAGTGGGCTAATCGAGGGCTTCTTGGGTAGGCAAGCGGATACGAAAAAAAGTCGTACTCCTGCCGTTTGGGACAGATGGCAAAGTATAACGGGACTGATTTTGGCCTGTTTTATTTTGTGCCACATGGTATTTACCTCTACCATTTTATTCGGCAAAGGCGCATTTAACGCCGTTGTAGGTTTTGCGGAGGCTAAATTTTTATTCGGCGAGGCTACGTGGTGGATCACTAACGTTATCGCTGCGGTAATATTCGTCGTTTTTATCGCTCACGCATTTTTAGCGATGAGAAAATTCCCTGCAAACTATAGACAATACATCATGTTTAGAGGTCACAAAGACCGCATGAAGCACCTTGACACTACGCTTTGGTGGTTTCAGTTTTTGACCGGTTTTGCTCTATTTTTCGCAGCTAGCGCGCACCTAGTCGATATAATCTTCGGCGGACACATCACTGCCGATAAATCAGCGGCTGCATTTCATCAACTAGAAATTTTTTACTTCGCTTTACTTGTATTTATGGTCGTTCACGCTAGCGTGGGAATGTACCGCCTATACGTAAAATGGATAAGCATCGACGGAGTAAACAAACAAGAGATGTTCGCAAAAAGAAATAAAGCCAAAACAGCGATATTTGCGGTTTTTGGAGTGCTCGCGGTCATCGCGCTGATCGCCGATTTCGTGTGGATCAGTCTTTAG
- the pepT gene encoding peptidase T, translated as MDIVERFLRYTKINTTTNREAGAAGVMPSNPTEHDLAKLIESELKELGLQNIKRRENAITTAVLPSNSSKRLPSVAFFAHLDTSAEQKNDTKAQIVRYEGGDVTLNKELGITLKQSEFPELANYVGDDLIVTDGTSLLGADDKAAIAAIVNAAQFFIQNPQIEHGDVTFGFLPDEEQGLRGAKALDISEIKADFAYCLDCCGIGELIYQNWNAGDAVVTFTGQSAHPMNAKGKLVNSLLLAHKFISMLPGGEAPEYTDGVEGYYWVKELSGNSAKTVLKLDVREFNEAKYAQRMAFLQDLSDSFTKIYGAHRIQISLKDRYKNVFNYLADGENSLPVVAAKQAYARLNIEPKVIPMRGGYDGAVISEKGIPCPNLFTGAHNFHSIYEYLPVKSLRAASNVVCEIVKIIAEK; from the coding sequence ATGGACATAGTCGAGAGATTTTTACGCTATACGAAGATCAACACAACGACAAACCGCGAAGCGGGCGCGGCGGGCGTGATGCCTTCAAACCCTACCGAGCACGATCTAGCAAAGCTGATAGAAAGCGAGCTAAAAGAGCTTGGCCTGCAAAATATAAAAAGACGAGAAAACGCCATAACCACGGCCGTTTTGCCGTCAAACTCCTCTAAAAGGCTGCCGTCTGTGGCGTTTTTTGCGCACCTTGATACGAGCGCGGAGCAAAAAAACGACACGAAAGCGCAAATCGTGCGCTACGAGGGCGGCGATGTCACGCTAAACAAAGAGCTGGGCATAACGCTAAAGCAAAGCGAATTTCCAGAGCTTGCTAACTACGTCGGAGACGACCTCATCGTAACGGACGGCACCAGCCTGCTAGGTGCGGATGACAAGGCCGCGATCGCCGCCATCGTAAACGCCGCGCAGTTTTTCATACAAAACCCGCAAATAGAGCACGGCGACGTGACGTTTGGCTTTTTACCCGACGAGGAGCAAGGCCTGCGCGGAGCCAAGGCGCTTGATATCTCGGAGATAAAGGCCGATTTTGCTTACTGCCTGGACTGCTGCGGTATCGGCGAGCTGATTTACCAAAACTGGAACGCAGGCGACGCGGTCGTGACTTTTACCGGGCAGTCCGCGCACCCGATGAATGCCAAGGGCAAGCTGGTAAATTCATTGTTGCTCGCGCATAAATTTATCTCGATGCTACCGGGCGGCGAAGCACCCGAGTACACGGACGGCGTCGAGGGATACTACTGGGTCAAGGAGCTATCTGGCAACAGCGCAAAGACCGTGCTAAAGCTCGACGTTCGCGAATTTAACGAGGCAAAATACGCGCAGCGCATGGCGTTTTTACAAGATCTTTCCGACTCGTTTACTAAAATTTACGGCGCGCACAGAATTCAAATCAGTCTAAAAGACCGCTACAAAAACGTATTTAACTACCTAGCGGACGGCGAAAACAGCCTGCCCGTCGTCGCGGCAAAACAAGCCTACGCTCGGCTAAACATAGAGCCAAAAGTCATACCGATGCGAGGCGGCTACGACGGCGCCGTCATCTCGGAAAAAGGCATACCGTGCCCAAATCTCTTTACCGGCGCGCACAACTTTCACTCCATCTACGAATACCTGCCGGTAAAATCGCTACGCGCGGCCAGCAACGTCGTCTGCGAGATCGTAAAAATCATAGCAGAGAAATAA
- a CDS encoding GNAT family N-acetyltransferase has translation MILNARKDDAARCIELLNLAMEDIAFTLSGVSDPVKSDEILHKFFRSEINRLSYNNVFVFKFDGEIAGAICAYDGGEIDALDGPIRTHLQTLGLSEFPQTECFADELYIDSLAVDERFRGRGIAKELIKFIFTLAPKRNIKKVALIVDEKKPKTMAFYERLGFETDCEMIINSHKYYHMIKEIK, from the coding sequence ATGATTTTAAATGCCCGAAAAGACGACGCCGCGCGCTGCATAGAGCTGTTAAATTTAGCCATGGAGGACATCGCATTTACGCTTAGCGGCGTGAGCGACCCCGTTAAGAGCGATGAAATTTTGCATAAATTTTTTAGAAGCGAGATAAACCGCCTAAGCTACAACAACGTTTTTGTTTTCAAATTTGACGGCGAGATCGCGGGGGCGATTTGCGCTTACGACGGAGGCGAGATCGATGCGCTAGATGGGCCTATTAGGACGCATTTGCAAACGCTCGGTTTAAGCGAATTTCCGCAGACCGAGTGCTTCGCGGACGAGCTATATATCGATAGTCTCGCCGTGGACGAGAGATTTCGCGGACGAGGTATAGCAAAAGAGCTGATCAAATTTATCTTTACCCTCGCGCCAAAACGAAATATCAAAAAAGTAGCTCTCATCGTCGATGAAAAAAAGCCTAAAACCATGGCTTTTTACGAGCGTTTGGGCTTTGAGACCGACTGCGAAATGATCATAAATTCTCACAAATACTACCACATGATAAAGGAGATAAAATGA
- a CDS encoding heavy metal translocating P-type ATPase: protein MQNIKLNIAGMTCVNCSNAIERVTKKISGVIDAKVSFANGSGEFIIESAEVQAAIEEKIKKLGYGVAKDLAEFEAKREKHILNLRRNFLAAAAFSAVIMAIEMSEQPSVAKSAIMLALAFITIATCGRDFFIHAYGALKNKNFDMNVLVALGTSTALAYSMGVFIAGERLPENMRHLYVSGAAMITAFVLLGKFLEERSKARAGDYIKSLMNMSPKTALVLQKDGSALEVDAVSLKIGDIAVVKSGYAVPCDGVVINGGAEIDTSMLTGESLPVYKKQGDEVNAGTINLNGYINVKVTKLASQTLLSQILELLSDASSKKMPISRFADRVANIFVPSVIAIAVVTFFAWFALTGNALQGVLSAVCVLIISCPCALGLATPIAIVSSLSLGAKNGILIKNPEVLEVLGGVKYAVFDKTGTLTKGEISVNFTDINDENLAKIAALEAKSSHPISTAIVRYANELGLKILGDEKGFENIAGRGVKSDDDSVIAGNEAFLSELGVEISAQAKEQIAKAQNEGNGVILAAVDKIYVGFIALSDRVKDDAVQAMQSLKSAGVTPVMLTGDNAFTAKNVACKLGVEKVFAGMLPNEKFETIKRLQEEGAVLFVGDGINDAAPLKQANAGIAMSSGADIAKEAGDIVLVKNDLKSAVSTINLARETMKTIRQNLFWAFVYNAVCIPVAAGVLAPLGLMLTPVYGAAAMCFSSVTVVLNSIRLRFKQI, encoded by the coding sequence ATGCAAAATATCAAACTAAACATCGCGGGCATGACCTGCGTAAACTGCTCAAACGCCATCGAGCGCGTAACTAAAAAGATCTCGGGCGTGATAGATGCGAAGGTCAGCTTTGCAAACGGCTCGGGTGAATTTATCATAGAAAGCGCCGAAGTGCAAGCCGCGATAGAGGAAAAAATAAAAAAACTAGGCTACGGCGTGGCCAAAGATTTGGCGGAATTTGAAGCCAAACGCGAGAAACATATTTTAAATTTACGCCGAAATTTCCTAGCCGCTGCAGCTTTTAGCGCGGTGATCATGGCGATTGAGATGAGCGAGCAGCCAAGTGTGGCAAAATCAGCTATCATGCTGGCACTTGCCTTTATTACGATAGCTACGTGCGGGCGGGATTTTTTCATCCATGCTTACGGCGCGCTGAAAAACAAAAACTTCGACATGAACGTACTCGTCGCGCTGGGAACAAGCACGGCGCTTGCGTACTCGATGGGAGTTTTTATCGCGGGCGAGCGCCTACCTGAAAACATGCGCCACCTCTACGTCTCGGGCGCGGCTATGATAACGGCTTTCGTGCTGCTGGGTAAATTTTTAGAAGAGCGCTCAAAAGCTCGGGCAGGCGATTATATAAAATCTCTCATGAATATGTCGCCAAAGACCGCTCTCGTACTACAAAAAGACGGCAGCGCGCTGGAAGTGGATGCCGTGAGCCTAAAAATAGGCGACATCGCGGTCGTAAAGAGTGGCTACGCGGTGCCTTGCGACGGAGTCGTGATAAACGGCGGCGCAGAGATCGATACCTCGATGCTAACGGGCGAGAGCCTGCCCGTCTACAAGAAACAAGGCGACGAGGTTAATGCCGGAACTATAAATTTAAACGGCTACATCAACGTAAAGGTTACAAAGCTCGCTAGCCAGACGCTTTTGTCGCAAATTTTAGAACTCTTAAGCGACGCGTCGAGCAAAAAGATGCCTATTAGCCGCTTTGCCGACCGCGTGGCAAATATCTTCGTGCCTAGCGTGATCGCTATCGCCGTCGTTACGTTTTTTGCGTGGTTTGCGCTTACGGGAAATGCGCTGCAAGGCGTGCTAAGCGCGGTTTGCGTGCTGATTATCTCGTGTCCTTGCGCGCTGGGGTTAGCTACCCCGATAGCTATCGTCTCCTCGCTATCTCTAGGCGCTAAAAACGGAATCCTCATCAAAAATCCCGAAGTTTTAGAGGTTCTTGGCGGCGTGAAATACGCGGTATTTGATAAAACTGGCACGCTAACTAAGGGCGAAATTTCGGTAAATTTTACCGATATAAACGATGAAAATTTAGCCAAAATCGCCGCGCTAGAGGCCAAAAGCTCGCACCCGATATCAACTGCTATCGTTAGATACGCAAACGAGCTAGGGCTTAAAATTTTAGGCGACGAAAAGGGCTTTGAAAATATCGCGGGACGCGGCGTAAAGAGCGACGATGATAGCGTGATAGCAGGCAACGAGGCATTTTTGAGCGAGCTTGGCGTGGAGATAAGCGCGCAGGCCAAAGAGCAAATTGCCAAAGCACAAAACGAAGGAAACGGCGTAATACTCGCAGCCGTGGATAAAATTTACGTTGGATTTATAGCGCTTAGCGACAGGGTAAAGGACGACGCCGTGCAGGCTATGCAAAGCCTAAAAAGCGCCGGCGTAACGCCGGTGATGCTAACCGGGGATAACGCCTTCACCGCTAAAAACGTAGCGTGCAAGCTAGGCGTAGAAAAGGTCTTTGCCGGTATGTTGCCTAATGAAAAATTTGAAACCATAAAACGCCTGCAAGAAGAGGGTGCGGTGCTGTTTGTCGGCGACGGTATCAACGACGCCGCACCGCTAAAACAAGCAAATGCCGGCATCGCGATGAGTAGCGGCGCGGACATCGCAAAAGAGGCCGGCGACATAGTGCTAGTAAAAAATGACCTAAAAAGCGCGGTTTCTACGATAAATTTAGCCAGAGAAACAATGAAAACGATAAGGCAAAATTTGTTTTGGGCGTTTGTTTATAACGCCGTTTGCATCCCCGTCGCGGCCGGAGTTTTAGCGCCGTTAGGACTCATGCTAACGCCTGTTTACGGGGCTGCGGCGATGTGCTTTAGCTCGGTCACGGTCGTGTTAAATTCGATCAGATTACGATTTAAACAAATCTAA
- a CDS encoding peptidylprolyl isomerase encodes MRNDELKIYDIDAAELAKLKFAVIHTEKGDMKLELYGDEAPQAVTNFAHLAKSGFYDGLNFHRVIPNFVIQGGCPHGTGIGGPGWRIKCECVGQKHKHKRGALSMAHAGRDTGGSQFFVCHSAQPHLDGVHTVFGQIVDEPSLKTLDSVRQGDKINSIEILESL; translated from the coding sequence ATGAGAAACGACGAACTAAAAATCTACGACATCGACGCGGCCGAGCTTGCTAAGCTCAAATTTGCCGTGATCCACACCGAAAAAGGCGATATGAAGCTCGAGCTCTACGGCGACGAAGCGCCGCAAGCGGTGACGAATTTCGCGCACCTAGCCAAAAGCGGCTTTTACGATGGGCTAAATTTCCACCGCGTGATCCCAAATTTCGTGATCCAGGGCGGCTGCCCGCACGGCACGGGAATCGGTGGACCGGGCTGGCGCATCAAATGCGAGTGCGTAGGCCAAAAACACAAGCATAAACGCGGAGCGCTATCTATGGCGCACGCCGGACGCGATACGGGCGGCAGTCAGTTTTTCGTCTGCCACAGCGCGCAGCCGCACCTTGACGGCGTACATACGGTGTTTGGACAGATCGTGGACGAGCCGAGCCTAAAGACTCTAGATAGCGTCAGGCAAGGCGATAAGATAAACTCGATCGAAATTTTAGAGAGTTTGTAA
- the lgt gene encoding prolipoprotein diacylglyceryl transferase, protein MSWWNDFYINFDPVAFELFGIKVHWYGIMYVLALLVALGVAKFIVKRDNMQISNSMLDNYFFWVEIGVILGARLGYIVIYDPNTAYYLTHPWQIFNPFHNGEFVGIRGMSYHGAVVGFLIATWAFCRKFKQNLWQLLDLVALSIPLGYFFGRIGNFLNQELFGRITDVSWAINVAGQMRHPSQIYEAVLEGLAVFAILFVYRKFKKFDGELIALYAILYTFARFVCEFFREPDFGIGFVFLNFSMGQILSLLMFACGIFLYLILNKKYTKF, encoded by the coding sequence ATGAGTTGGTGGAACGACTTTTATATAAATTTCGATCCGGTCGCGTTTGAGCTGTTTGGCATCAAGGTGCACTGGTACGGGATAATGTACGTCCTGGCGCTGCTCGTGGCGCTCGGGGTGGCTAAATTTATCGTCAAGCGCGATAATATGCAAATTTCAAATTCGATGCTTGATAATTATTTCTTTTGGGTGGAAATCGGCGTGATACTGGGCGCGAGGCTGGGCTACATCGTCATTTATGATCCAAATACCGCTTATTATCTCACTCATCCTTGGCAGATTTTTAACCCCTTTCACAACGGTGAATTTGTCGGCATTCGCGGTATGAGCTATCACGGCGCGGTGGTCGGGTTTTTGATAGCGACATGGGCTTTTTGCCGTAAATTTAAGCAAAATTTGTGGCAGCTTTTAGACCTCGTCGCGCTTAGCATCCCGCTTGGATATTTTTTCGGTCGCATCGGAAATTTTTTAAATCAAGAGCTTTTCGGTCGTATCACGGACGTCTCATGGGCGATCAACGTCGCAGGACAGATGCGCCATCCATCGCAAATTTACGAAGCCGTTTTGGAGGGGCTTGCAGTTTTTGCTATCCTTTTTGTTTATAGAAAATTTAAAAAATTTGACGGCGAACTTATCGCTCTTTATGCCATACTTTATACCTTTGCTAGGTTTGTATGCGAGTTCTTTAGAGAGCCTGATTTTGGGATCGGCTTTGTATTTTTAAATTTTTCTATGGGGCAAATACTATCTTTATTGATGTTTGCATGCGGTATTTTCCTTTATCTTATCTTAAATAAAAAATATACAAAGTTTTAA
- a CDS encoding cation:dicarboxylate symporter family transporter: MNPSVSNAAKPQKPFLIRMFTNLAFWVVFGIIAGIAVGMIFPDLGIASKPGIDYFIKALKALIGPIIFLTIVSGIIGLESMKELGSIGLKGFIYFEVVSTIALAVGIIFGETLRPGHDMHLDYTQLDASSVEKFTSQASNIDANSGILAHTLHILRGAVPVDGIFPYVHLLDPFIKSNTLQVLFLAIVTAVAISFLKHDYKKKILKPLEIVQHWVLKLLTILMLFSPVAAFSAMAFLIGKFGINSLLGMLELLFVMAIASLFFIFVVLGIICYFAKVNIFKFMRFIAKEVLIVFATSSSETALAPLMQKLEAAGIHRGAVGLIIPTGYSFNLDCTNIYLSLSVIFLAQAFDIPLTIEHLIQILVILMVTSKGAVGVTGSGFIILAGTLAALPSAGIPVVTVAVLLGVDKFMSEMRAVGNLCGNAVGCLIISIWDKKVDMEKFRYALDHPDEFHFHS; encoded by the coding sequence TTGAACCCAAGCGTTTCAAACGCGGCAAAACCGCAAAAACCTTTTCTTATTAGAATGTTTACCAACCTCGCGTTTTGGGTCGTTTTCGGCATCATCGCCGGTATCGCGGTCGGTATGATTTTCCCCGACCTAGGCATCGCGAGCAAGCCGGGCATCGACTACTTTATCAAAGCTTTAAAAGCGCTCATAGGACCAATTATCTTCCTCACGATCGTCTCAGGCATCATTGGACTTGAGAGTATGAAGGAACTGGGCTCTATCGGACTTAAGGGTTTTATCTACTTTGAGGTCGTTAGCACCATAGCGCTTGCCGTGGGTATAATCTTTGGCGAGACGCTAAGGCCGGGTCACGATATGCACCTTGACTACACGCAACTTGACGCCTCTAGCGTAGAAAAATTTACGAGCCAAGCCTCAAATATAGACGCAAATAGCGGAATTTTAGCGCATACGCTTCATATTTTACGCGGCGCTGTACCGGTTGACGGTATCTTCCCTTACGTGCATCTACTTGATCCGTTTATCAAATCAAACACGCTTCAGGTGCTATTTTTGGCGATCGTTACGGCTGTTGCGATCTCGTTTTTAAAGCACGACTACAAAAAGAAGATCCTAAAACCGCTTGAAATCGTTCAGCACTGGGTGCTAAAACTGCTTACGATTTTGATGCTATTTAGCCCGGTTGCGGCATTTTCAGCGATGGCGTTTTTGATCGGCAAATTCGGCATTAACTCACTTTTAGGTATGCTTGAGCTACTTTTCGTTATGGCGATTGCAAGCTTATTTTTTATATTCGTCGTTCTGGGTATAATTTGCTATTTTGCAAAGGTTAATATCTTTAAATTTATGCGCTTCATCGCAAAAGAAGTCCTGATCGTGTTTGCGACGAGCTCCTCGGAGACCGCGCTAGCTCCGCTCATGCAAAAGCTCGAAGCAGCTGGCATCCACAGGGGCGCGGTCGGACTCATCATACCGACTGGATATTCGTTTAACCTCGACTGCACGAACATCTACCTATCGCTTAGCGTTATTTTCCTCGCTCAAGCCTTCGATATCCCGCTAACAATCGAGCATTTGATACAAATTCTCGTCATCTTGATGGTAACGAGCAAGGGCGCCGTCGGCGTCACGGGCTCTGGATTTATCATACTTGCCGGTACGCTTGCCGCGCTTCCTAGCGCAGGTATTCCTGTCGTTACGGTTGCAGTGCTGCTTGGCGTGGATAAATTTATGTCCGAGATGCGCGCGGTCGGAAACCTCTGCGGTAACGCCGTAGGCTGCCTAATCATCTCAATCTGGGATAAAAAAGTAGATATGGAGAAATTCCGCTACGCCCTCGATCATCCGGACGAGTTTCACTTCCATTCGTAA